A window from Bacteroidales bacterium encodes these proteins:
- a CDS encoding DUF2723 domain-containing protein, whose amino-acid sequence MNYKKTNNTSGWLVFAVAFLVYLLTLEPTASWWDCGEFIASAFKLQVNHPPGAPLFLLIGRLFSFLSFGNKEHIAFCINLLSAIASAFTILFLFWTITAIAKKIVLSGGEILDSKLYAIIGSGFVGAMAFAFSDSFWFSAVEAEVYATSAFFTAATFWAALKWENCDDEKYSDKWLVLIAFLFGLSIGVHLLNLLVIPPVVFIVYFKKYKISVKGIILTLLISFVILAFVQFGIIVKMLRIAASFELLFVNEFGLFFNSGLLVFFVLLALLLVAGILFSIKKRKRILNIAVLCFAFFLIGFSSYLIIPIRSNANPPLNENQPDNIFSFISYLTREQYGDTYLLYGPYYDAKYLRSEKGAAIYIKGENKYNKVGNRDIYIFDEKRCTYFPRIYGHERNDIIAYKSWAGVGNNEKPDFIHNLKFFFKYQVGFMYFRYFLWNFAGRQNDAQGYGAVNEGNWLSGIPFIDGLFLDNQSKLPDSIKNSKSNNKFFLFPLLLGLIGFYFHFKKNNKDAFVVLLLFFMTGIAIIVFLNQTPYQPRERDYAYTGSFYAFAIWLGLGVLYLIEKIKNNKIIISIILLCFLLVPAIMAKNGWQSHNRSGKTSTRDYAADYLNSCGKNAVLFTCGDNDTFSLWYAQEVEGIRTDVRVINLDLLATDWCIKQIKRKVYDSPPIPLSLSEKDYKLLTNDYVSLFDDSTYIELANVLKCIDYKNPTTKYSGGDGSTYSYVPSNKFSFSFDAAELTTLPDFYKDKKIERDIKWKVNSSYLMKNGLALLDFIYTNNWKRPVYFTSPGSVSDFLNLKGSFWQEGLTSRLLPIKGDTINENKNIATSVMYDNLMHKFQWGGLDKKNIFADEETKQTSYSLRRIFANLADALINENKKDSAIAVLDLCIKIVPDRNVPYNKYILPIAEAYCKCGAYKKANSILKHIFDVYEKEMIYYLSIDMQSRISVSVDYNNAKNILIKCRNLASQYKQLNLKNDFTNRLLKLKVV is encoded by the coding sequence ATGAATTATAAAAAAACAAACAATACCTCCGGATGGCTTGTTTTTGCTGTTGCATTTTTGGTTTATTTGCTTACTCTTGAGCCAACTGCAAGTTGGTGGGATTGCGGCGAATTTATTGCTTCGGCTTTTAAGTTGCAGGTTAACCATCCTCCCGGTGCTCCTTTATTTTTGCTCATTGGAAGATTGTTCTCATTTTTATCTTTTGGAAATAAAGAACATATTGCCTTTTGTATAAACTTACTTTCAGCTATTGCCAGTGCCTTTACAATTCTTTTTTTATTCTGGACAATCACAGCAATTGCAAAAAAGATAGTTTTAAGCGGCGGTGAAATTTTAGATTCGAAATTATATGCAATTATCGGCAGCGGTTTTGTGGGTGCAATGGCATTTGCTTTTTCAGATTCGTTCTGGTTTTCGGCTGTCGAAGCTGAAGTTTATGCAACTTCAGCTTTTTTTACTGCTGCTACTTTCTGGGCTGCACTGAAATGGGAAAATTGCGACGATGAAAAATATTCAGATAAATGGCTTGTACTTATTGCATTTCTGTTTGGGCTTTCAATTGGCGTGCATTTATTGAATTTACTGGTTATTCCACCAGTTGTTTTTATTGTTTATTTTAAAAAATATAAAATTTCCGTTAAAGGAATTATTCTGACTTTGCTCATTTCATTTGTTATATTGGCATTTGTGCAATTTGGAATAATTGTTAAAATGCTTCGTATAGCTGCATCATTTGAATTATTGTTTGTAAATGAGTTTGGCTTGTTTTTTAATTCGGGTTTGTTGGTATTTTTTGTTTTACTTGCATTATTGCTCGTTGCGGGAATTTTATTTTCAATAAAAAAAAGAAAACGAATTTTGAATATTGCTGTTCTGTGCTTCGCTTTTTTTCTTATAGGGTTTTCTTCATACTTAATTATTCCTATTCGTTCAAATGCAAATCCACCTTTAAACGAAAATCAGCCCGATAATATTTTTAGTTTTATTTCATATCTGACACGCGAGCAATATGGTGATACATATTTGCTCTATGGTCCATACTATGATGCGAAATATTTAAGAAGCGAAAAAGGTGCTGCTATTTATATCAAAGGAGAAAATAAATATAATAAAGTGGGAAACCGCGATATTTATATATTCGATGAAAAAAGATGCACATATTTTCCGAGAATATACGGACATGAAAGAAATGATATAATTGCATACAAATCATGGGCAGGAGTTGGTAATAATGAGAAACCTGACTTTATTCATAATTTAAAATTCTTTTTTAAGTATCAGGTTGGCTTTATGTATTTCCGGTATTTTTTATGGAATTTTGCCGGAAGACAAAACGATGCACAGGGTTATGGAGCAGTGAACGAAGGCAACTGGCTCAGCGGTATTCCTTTTATTGACGGACTTTTTCTTGATAACCAAAGTAAATTACCCGATAGTATAAAAAACAGCAAAAGCAATAATAAGTTTTTTCTTTTTCCTTTATTACTCGGTCTTATAGGTTTTTATTTTCATTTCAAAAAAAATAATAAAGATGCTTTTGTTGTGTTGTTGCTTTTTTTTATGACCGGAATTGCCATAATTGTTTTTTTAAATCAAACTCCTTATCAACCGCGGGAAAGAGATTATGCTTATACGGGTTCGTTTTATGCTTTTGCAATATGGCTCGGACTCGGTGTTTTATATTTAATTGAAAAAATAAAAAATAATAAAATAATAATTTCAATAATTCTTTTATGCTTTTTGCTTGTACCTGCTATTATGGCGAAAAACGGATGGCAGTCTCATAATCGTTCCGGTAAAACTTCTACAAGAGATTATGCTGCTGATTATCTTAATTCATGCGGAAAAAATGCTGTCCTCTTCACATGCGGAGACAACGATACTTTTTCTCTTTGGTATGCTCAGGAAGTTGAGGGAATAAGAACTGATGTAAGGGTTATAAACCTCGACCTGCTTGCTACCGACTGGTGCATTAAACAAATAAAAAGAAAAGTTTATGATTCGCCACCAATTCCATTATCATTATCGGAAAAAGATTATAAGCTTCTGACTAATGATTATGTTTCATTGTTTGATGACTCTACATATATTGAGTTAGCAAATGTTTTGAAATGTATTGACTATAAGAATCCGACAACAAAATATTCGGGTGGTGATGGAAGCACTTATAGTTATGTGCCTTCAAATAAATTCAGTTTTTCATTTGATGCAGCTGAGTTAACTACTCTGCCTGATTTTTACAAAGACAAAAAAATCGAAAGGGATATTAAGTGGAAAGTCAACAGCAGTTATCTTATGAAAAATGGATTAGCATTACTCGACTTTATTTATACTAATAACTGGAAACGTCCTGTTTATTTTACTTCACCCGGAAGTGTAAGCGACTTTCTCAATTTAAAAGGCTCTTTCTGGCAGGAAGGTTTGACAAGCCGTTTGCTTCCTATTAAAGGCGATACAATAAATGAAAATAAAAATATTGCAACTTCTGTTATGTACGACAATTTGATGCACAAATTTCAATGGGGCGGACTTGATAAAAAAAATATTTTTGCCGATGAAGAAACAAAACAAACTTCATATTCTTTAAGAAGAATTTTTGCAAACCTCGCTGATGCATTAATTAATGAAAATAAAAAAGATTCGGCAATTGCCGTGCTCGACCTTTGCATTAAAATTGTTCCCGACAGAAATGTTCCATACAATAAATATATTTTGCCGATTGCTGAAGCATATTGCAAATGCGGTGCATATAAAAAAGCAAATAGCATTCTCAAACATATTTTCGATGTTTACGAAAAAGAAATGATTTATTATCTTTCGATTGACATGCAAAGTCGCATTTCTGTGAGTGTGGATTATAATAATGCAAAAAATATTTTAATTAAATGCAGAAATTTAGCTTCGCAGTACAAACAATTAAATTTGAAAAATGATTTTACAAATAGATTGTTGAAACTGAAAGTAGTGTAG
- a CDS encoding M13 family metallopeptidase has protein sequence MKPIKTNPALKTLVFIIAVSLYLSCSTNKKEEMKAKAIDSKNMDLSVKPSENFFQYANGGWLKNNPVPANYGRYGSFDILQEDNLKKLKKIFDEASKKAKEFNKGDIYKIGAFYNTGMDTIKINKDGINPLKEEFDKINNIKTQSDLQNEIAYLHTIKINALFSIYADQDEKNSNMVILQLSQGGLGLGDRDYYSAKDEHSKNIRNEYLNHVAKIFILLGKKEKESKTDANTIMKIETKLATVSMNKIDRRDPNKTYNKKTFNELKKLAPSIDWNTYFTTIGIKTTGNINVNQPKFFEGISKLITSVCIDDWKTYLTWNLIRRSASYLSSDFEKENFRFYSTILSGTKEMKPRWERVINAANNAMGEEIGKLFVKEYFPPKAKDRIIEMVKNLKIAYKTRIKNLEWMGENTKKKALEKLDAMNFKIGYPVKWIGYSNLLVKADAYVLNFLRANNFNFKRDMNKINKPVDRTEWQMYPQIVNAYFNPTMNEIVFPAAILQPPFFFPDGDDAVNYGAIGAVIGHEITHGFDDQGRKYNKEGNLEDWWTAEDAKKFVKATDTLIKQFNNFIITDTMHVNGKLTLGENISDLGGLTVSYYALQNQLKGKTKKIDGLTPEQRLFLAYAQIWRQQIRKEEAIKRIKEDPHSPGIARVNATVINMPEFYKAFDIKLTDKGFRPPEKRAKIW, from the coding sequence ATGAAACCCATTAAAACAAACCCTGCTTTAAAAACACTTGTATTTATTATTGCAGTTTCGCTGTATTTAAGTTGTTCAACAAATAAAAAAGAAGAGATGAAAGCAAAAGCTATTGACTCAAAAAACATGGATTTATCGGTAAAACCATCTGAAAACTTTTTTCAATATGCAAACGGAGGATGGCTTAAAAACAACCCCGTACCTGCCAATTACGGCAGATACGGCTCTTTTGACATACTTCAGGAAGACAATCTAAAAAAACTAAAAAAAATCTTTGATGAAGCTTCAAAGAAAGCCAAAGAATTTAATAAAGGAGATATTTATAAAATCGGGGCTTTTTATAACACAGGCATGGATACCATAAAAATAAATAAAGACGGAATAAATCCATTAAAAGAAGAATTCGATAAAATAAATAATATAAAAACGCAAAGTGATTTACAGAATGAAATTGCTTATCTGCATACAATAAAAATAAATGCACTATTCAGCATTTATGCCGACCAGGACGAGAAAAACAGTAATATGGTTATCTTGCAACTATCACAAGGTGGCTTGGGACTTGGCGATAGAGATTATTATTCGGCAAAAGATGAGCATTCGAAAAATATTCGCAATGAATATTTGAATCATGTTGCTAAAATATTCATACTGCTCGGTAAAAAAGAGAAAGAATCAAAAACTGACGCTAATACAATTATGAAAATTGAAACAAAGCTTGCTACTGTTTCAATGAATAAAATTGACAGAAGAGACCCCAATAAAACATATAATAAAAAAACTTTTAATGAATTAAAAAAACTTGCACCTTCTATTGACTGGAATACATACTTTACAACAATAGGAATAAAAACTACAGGCAACATAAATGTTAATCAACCAAAATTTTTCGAAGGAATAAGTAAGTTAATAACTTCAGTTTGCATTGATGATTGGAAAACTTACCTTACATGGAATTTAATAAGAAGAAGTGCTTCTTATTTAAGTTCTGATTTTGAAAAAGAAAACTTCAGATTTTATTCAACAATATTATCAGGCACAAAAGAAATGAAACCGCGATGGGAAAGAGTTATAAACGCCGCAAACAATGCAATGGGCGAAGAAATAGGAAAACTGTTTGTAAAAGAATATTTCCCTCCGAAAGCGAAAGACAGAATAATTGAAATGGTAAAAAACCTTAAAATTGCTTATAAAACAAGAATAAAAAATCTCGAATGGATGGGTGAAAACACCAAGAAAAAAGCTCTTGAAAAACTTGATGCGATGAATTTCAAAATTGGTTATCCTGTTAAGTGGATTGGTTATTCTAATCTTTTAGTAAAAGCCGATGCTTATGTTCTGAACTTTTTAAGAGCAAACAATTTTAATTTTAAACGGGACATGAATAAAATAAACAAACCTGTTGACCGAACTGAATGGCAAATGTATCCGCAAATAGTAAATGCTTATTTCAATCCCACCATGAACGAAATCGTTTTTCCGGCAGCAATATTGCAACCGCCGTTTTTCTTTCCTGATGGTGATGACGCTGTAAATTACGGAGCAATCGGAGCAGTCATTGGTCATGAAATCACACACGGTTTTGACGACCAAGGCAGAAAATACAATAAAGAAGGAAACCTCGAAGATTGGTGGACAGCAGAAGACGCAAAAAAATTCGTTAAAGCCACCGACACACTCATAAAACAATTCAATAATTTTATAATTACTGACACAATGCATGTCAACGGCAAATTAACTCTTGGTGAAAACATTTCGGATTTGGGCGGATTGACAGTTTCATACTACGCTTTGCAAAACCAGTTAAAAGGTAAAACAAAAAAAATTGACGGACTCACTCCTGAACAAAGGTTATTCCTGGCATACGCTCAGATATGGCGTCAGCAAATACGGAAAGAAGAAGCAATAAAAAGAATAAAGGAAGACCCACATTCACCGGGTATTGCACGTGTTAATGCTACTGTTATTAACATGCCGGAATTTTATAAGGCATTTGACATCAAGCTAACTGACAAGGGATTCAGACCTCCTGAAAAAAGAGCAAAAATTTGGTAG
- the lon gene encoding endopeptidase La has translation MRKNIDLDRLEFAVLSDEAEFVPIITSEEEEIIEPTKFPELLPILPLKNTVLFPGILVPITVGRDKSINLIKDAYKTDKIIGVVSQKDESIDDPKLEDINKTGTIAHIVKLLQMPDGSSTAIIQGKTRFEIIELTQTEPYWKAKVKQLVAGHIPEKDESFTALIDSIKDLALQIIKLSPHIPTEAGFAIKNIESSTFLINFVSSNLNTNVNDKQKILETLDLKERANLLLGFMSKELQMLELKNQIQSKVKVDLDKQQRDFLLGQQLKTIQEELGGNPHEQQLNEMLEKAKTKKWSKQVDEAFKREVNKLQRMHPAAAEYSIQINYVETMLDLPWNEFTTDNFDLKTAQEVLDKDHYGLEKVKERIIEHLAVLKLKKNMKSPILCLYGPPGVGKTSLGKSIAAALGRNYVRMSLGGLRDEAEIRGHRKTYIGALPGRIIQNIKKAKSSNPVFVLDEIDKVGNNPFHGDPSSALLEALDPEQNNSFYDNYLEIDYDLSNVLFIATANNINTVLPALKDRMEIIEINGYIIEEKLQIAKRHIVPKQITEHGLDNEKIKFSDNAITKIIEDYTRESGVRELEKKIAAILRKKAKDIVSNNKPNTTIDVKHLPELLGIPIFQKDKFIKNEVAGVVTGLAWTAFGGEILFVETSLSKGKGNLTLTGNLGDVMKESATIAYEYLKAHAKKLNIPDDIFEKWNVHIHVPEGATPKDGPSAGITMFTSLASAFTGRKVKAKLAMTGEITLRGKVLPVGGIKEKILAAKRAGITDIVLSSENKININDINEIYRKGLKFHYITDMIDVIDIALHKTKAVQAIELN, from the coding sequence ATGAGAAAAAATATTGATTTAGACAGATTGGAATTTGCGGTATTGAGCGATGAAGCTGAGTTTGTTCCAATAATAACTTCGGAAGAAGAAGAAATTATTGAACCCACGAAATTTCCCGAGTTGCTGCCTATCCTGCCACTTAAGAACACCGTTTTATTTCCGGGAATACTTGTGCCAATAACAGTTGGACGCGATAAATCAATAAATCTGATTAAAGACGCATACAAAACCGATAAAATTATAGGTGTAGTTTCCCAGAAAGATGAATCAATTGACGACCCAAAACTTGAAGACATTAATAAAACGGGTACAATTGCGCATATCGTAAAGCTTTTACAAATGCCCGATGGTAGCTCAACTGCAATAATTCAGGGTAAAACCAGATTTGAAATAATTGAACTCACTCAAACAGAACCATACTGGAAAGCAAAAGTGAAGCAGCTTGTAGCAGGTCATATTCCCGAAAAAGATGAAAGCTTTACGGCACTTATTGATTCAATTAAAGACCTTGCACTTCAGATAATAAAGCTATCGCCTCATATACCAACAGAAGCCGGTTTTGCAATAAAAAATATCGAAAGTTCTACGTTTCTCATAAATTTTGTTTCTTCAAATCTGAACACAAATGTAAATGACAAACAAAAAATTCTGGAAACTCTTGATTTAAAAGAAAGAGCAAATTTGCTTCTTGGTTTTATGTCGAAAGAGCTTCAGATGCTTGAGCTTAAAAATCAGATTCAGTCAAAAGTAAAAGTTGATTTGGATAAGCAGCAAAGAGATTTTTTACTTGGTCAGCAATTAAAAACAATTCAGGAAGAATTAGGCGGAAACCCGCATGAACAGCAATTAAACGAAATGCTTGAAAAAGCAAAAACAAAAAAATGGAGTAAACAAGTAGATGAAGCTTTCAAGCGGGAAGTAAACAAATTACAGCGAATGCACCCTGCAGCCGCAGAATATTCAATACAGATAAATTATGTCGAAACCATGCTTGACCTGCCATGGAACGAGTTCACAACCGATAATTTTGATTTAAAAACCGCACAGGAAGTTCTTGATAAAGACCATTACGGACTTGAAAAAGTAAAAGAAAGAATTATTGAACATTTGGCAGTTCTCAAGCTTAAGAAAAACATGAAATCACCGATATTGTGTTTATACGGACCTCCGGGAGTCGGAAAAACATCACTTGGAAAATCAATAGCGGCAGCACTTGGAAGGAACTATGTCAGGATGTCACTTGGTGGATTGAGAGATGAAGCGGAAATTCGCGGACACAGAAAAACATACATTGGAGCATTGCCCGGAAGAATTATTCAGAATATTAAAAAAGCAAAATCCTCAAATCCTGTGTTCGTTCTCGATGAAATTGACAAAGTAGGAAACAATCCTTTTCACGGCGACCCTTCGTCTGCCTTGCTTGAAGCTCTCGACCCCGAGCAGAATAATTCCTTTTACGACAATTACCTTGAAATAGATTATGATTTATCAAATGTTCTGTTTATTGCTACAGCAAATAATATAAATACTGTCCTGCCTGCATTAAAAGACCGAATGGAAATAATTGAAATCAACGGATACATAATCGAAGAAAAGCTTCAAATCGCAAAACGACATATAGTTCCGAAACAAATTACCGAACACGGTTTGGATAATGAAAAAATAAAATTCAGTGATAATGCAATTACAAAAATCATTGAGGACTACACAAGAGAATCGGGAGTTCGTGAACTGGAAAAGAAAATTGCCGCTATCTTAAGAAAAAAAGCAAAAGACATTGTATCAAATAATAAACCGAATACTACTATTGATGTAAAACATCTGCCGGAGCTACTTGGTATCCCCATTTTCCAGAAAGATAAATTCATTAAAAATGAAGTCGCAGGAGTAGTTACAGGATTGGCGTGGACTGCATTCGGAGGTGAAATACTTTTTGTAGAAACAAGTTTAAGCAAAGGAAAAGGCAACCTCACACTCACCGGAAATCTCGGCGATGTAATGAAAGAATCGGCAACTATTGCTTATGAATATCTGAAAGCACATGCAAAAAAATTAAATATTCCCGACGATATTTTTGAAAAATGGAATGTTCATATTCACGTTCCCGAAGGGGCAACACCAAAAGACGGACCCTCAGCAGGAATTACAATGTTCACTTCATTAGCTTCAGCTTTTACAGGCAGGAAAGTTAAGGCAAAACTCGCAATGACAGGCGAAATAACACTTCGCGGCAAGGTACTTCCCGTTGGCGGAATAAAAGAAAAAATTCTTGCTGCGAAAAGAGCAGGTATAACTGATATTGTTCTCTCATCAGAAAATAAAATAAACATTAACGATATAAATGAAATATACCGCAAAGGACTGAAATTCCATTACATTACCGATATGATTGATGTTATTGATATAGCTCTCCACAAAACAAAAGCTGTACAGGCAATTGAATTAAACTAA
- a CDS encoding ferritin-like domain-containing protein, with amino-acid sequence MGKIGKDILNIDVEKLIQMLNEALCEEWLAYYQYWIGSRLMEGPMRSEIEPELLIHANQELNHAVLVVTRIIQLGGTPVLNPSDWAKFARCKYEAPVDPYIEIVLEQNLKGERCAIQRYKEIADFTNGKDHTTHQMATTILNEESEHEQDIEEWLIDINRMKDEFRKIRL; translated from the coding sequence ATGGGAAAAATCGGAAAAGACATCTTAAACATTGATGTGGAAAAATTAATTCAAATGCTTAATGAAGCACTTTGCGAAGAATGGCTCGCATATTATCAATATTGGATTGGCTCACGGCTAATGGAGGGACCGATGAGAAGTGAAATTGAACCGGAACTATTAATTCATGCAAATCAGGAATTAAATCATGCGGTATTAGTTGTTACAAGAATAATACAACTCGGTGGTACACCTGTTTTAAACCCTTCTGACTGGGCTAAATTTGCCCGTTGCAAATACGAAGCACCTGTTGACCCATATATTGAAATTGTTCTTGAACAAAACTTAAAAGGAGAGAGATGTGCTATACAGAGATATAAAGAAATTGCTGATTTCACCAATGGTAAAGACCATACAACGCATCAGATGGCAACAACTATTCTAAATGAAGAATCGGAACATGAGCAGGACATTGAAGAATGGCTTATTGATATTAACAGGATGAAAGATGAATTCAGAAAAATACGTTTGTAA
- a CDS encoding superoxide dismutase, translating to MKFELPKLPYEMNALEPFISKKTLEFHYGKHHQTYVSNLNNLISETRFESMELETIIKESEGPIFNNASQFWNHTFYFMSLKKGEECAPQDILAEAIKKSFGTFVDFKDAFTKAAVSLFGSGWVWLVKNQSGLLEIIQESNAGNPLRKGLKPILTCDVWEHAYYLDYQNRRTEYVNAYWSIINWEVIEKRF from the coding sequence ATGAAATTTGAATTACCGAAATTACCTTATGAAATGAATGCGTTGGAACCTTTTATTTCAAAAAAAACCCTTGAGTTTCATTATGGAAAACATCATCAGACTTATGTTTCAAATCTTAATAATTTAATTTCCGAAACTAGATTTGAAAGCATGGAACTTGAAACAATAATTAAAGAATCGGAAGGACCTATTTTCAATAATGCTTCACAGTTTTGGAATCACACATTCTATTTTATGAGCTTGAAAAAAGGCGAAGAATGTGCTCCTCAAGATATTCTCGCTGAAGCGATAAAAAAAAGTTTTGGAACATTTGTCGATTTTAAAGATGCTTTTACAAAAGCAGCAGTGAGTTTGTTTGGTTCGGGTTGGGTTTGGCTTGTGAAAAATCAGAGCGGATTATTAGAAATTATACAGGAAAGCAATGCCGGCAACCCTTTACGCAAAGGATTAAAACCAATACTTACATGCGATGTTTGGGAACATGCCTATTATCTCGATTATCAGAACAGACGCACTGAATATGTTAATGCTTACTGGAGTATTATTAACTGGGAAGTAATTGAAAAAAGATTTTAA
- a CDS encoding DNA translocase FtsK 4TM domain-containing protein: MVEKKNISKNTLKEKQAETKEIEDYVAEEPKQNKKNKFTFDNRFFRVTGLIFILLSVYFIIAFSSYIFTWSVDFDKVKGSWLNLVSDNNVKVDNWLGKFGAIISHIFIYNGFGVASYLFVLIFLTIGLKLFIQVAMFNLKKLLGLSFFLIIMISVILGHFFVKDEFLFIGGVFGYQSNLWLNGALGNIGTTFLLVFSVFIFFVVVFNSSFNWLKLIFSVKEKATLVENDETVENKELKNVLIKDVTEEDTRNESENKIEISTIDENGFENVELKNENEVPVKNEVTTDKTSDIELIVENPVQSNIETIEINTEPIALGEYDPTLDLPKYQPPTIELLEEYGTNAASVQKEELEANKNKIIETLGNYGIQIAKIKATIGPSVTLYEIIPEAGVRIAKIKNLEDDIALSLSALGIRIIAPIPGRGTIGIEVPNLNPEIVSMKSIFMSDKFQNSGFDLPIGLGKTIANEVYVADLTKMPHLLMAGATGQGKSVGLNAILASLLYKKHPSQVKFILIDPKKVELTLFSKIERHFLAKLPDFEEAIITDTRKVVRTLNSLCIVMESRYDLLKDAGVRNIKEYNKKFIERKLNPNEGHHFFPYLVVIIDEFADLIMTAGKEVELPLTRLAQLARAVGIHLIIATQRPSVNIITGTIKANFPARLAFRVISKIDSRTILDIGGADQLVGRGDMLLSTGSDLIRLQCAFIDTPEVNKITDFIGSQEGYTSAFLLPEFNDENSGEKDNYDSSERDPMFEEAARVIVMHQQGSTSLIQRKLKLGYNRAGRIIDQLEAAGIVGPFEGSKAREVRIKDEMSLEQFLRDVNKN, from the coding sequence ATGGTAGAAAAGAAGAATATATCTAAAAACACTCTCAAAGAAAAACAAGCAGAAACAAAAGAGATAGAAGATTATGTTGCTGAAGAGCCGAAGCAAAATAAAAAAAATAAATTCACTTTTGACAACAGATTTTTTCGGGTTACGGGGTTGATTTTTATTTTATTGTCAGTATATTTTATTATTGCTTTCAGTTCGTATATTTTCACATGGAGCGTGGATTTTGATAAAGTAAAAGGTTCATGGCTGAATTTAGTTTCTGACAACAACGTGAAAGTGGACAACTGGCTTGGCAAGTTTGGAGCTATAATTTCCCATATTTTTATTTATAATGGTTTTGGTGTCGCATCATACTTGTTTGTTTTGATATTTCTTACAATTGGCTTGAAGCTTTTTATTCAGGTTGCAATGTTTAATTTAAAAAAGCTTCTCGGACTTTCATTCTTTCTTATTATAATGATTTCAGTTATTTTAGGACATTTTTTTGTTAAAGATGAATTTCTGTTTATTGGCGGAGTATTCGGTTATCAATCGAATTTATGGCTTAATGGAGCTCTCGGCAATATAGGAACAACTTTCCTTCTTGTATTTTCTGTTTTTATATTTTTTGTTGTTGTGTTTAACAGCTCTTTCAATTGGCTAAAGTTAATTTTCTCGGTTAAGGAAAAAGCAACACTGGTAGAAAATGATGAAACTGTAGAAAACAAGGAATTAAAAAATGTTTTGATAAAAGATGTTACTGAAGAAGATACCAGAAACGAATCGGAAAATAAAATAGAAATTTCAACAATTGATGAAAATGGATTTGAGAATGTAGAATTGAAAAATGAAAATGAAGTTCCTGTTAAAAATGAAGTAACGACAGACAAAACATCAGATATTGAACTTATAGTTGAGAATCCTGTTCAAAGCAATATTGAAACAATAGAAATAAATACCGAACCAATAGCTCTCGGTGAATACGACCCAACGCTTGATTTACCCAAATATCAACCACCAACAATTGAATTGCTTGAAGAATATGGCACAAATGCAGCAAGTGTTCAGAAAGAAGAACTAGAAGCAAACAAGAACAAAATTATTGAAACGCTTGGTAATTACGGAATACAAATAGCGAAAATAAAAGCAACAATAGGACCTTCGGTTACACTTTACGAAATAATTCCCGAAGCAGGTGTAAGAATTGCGAAAATAAAAAATCTTGAAGACGATATTGCCCTGAGCTTATCTGCTTTAGGAATAAGAATTATTGCACCAATTCCCGGAAGAGGAACAATAGGAATTGAAGTTCCAAATCTTAATCCTGAAATTGTTTCAATGAAGTCAATTTTCATGTCCGATAAATTTCAGAATTCTGGTTTTGATTTACCCATAGGACTTGGAAAAACAATAGCAAATGAAGTGTATGTTGCCGATTTAACAAAAATGCCGCATTTGCTTATGGCTGGTGCAACAGGACAAGGTAAATCCGTTGGTCTTAATGCCATTCTTGCATCATTGCTTTATAAAAAACATCCTTCACAAGTAAAATTTATTCTCATTGACCCCAAAAAAGTTGAATTAACTTTATTTTCTAAAATTGAGCGTCATTTTCTTGCAAAGCTTCCTGACTTTGAAGAAGCAATAATTACAGATACCCGTAAAGTTGTGAGAACATTAAATTCTCTTTGCATTGTTATGGAAAGTCGCTACGATTTGCTTAAAGATGCCGGAGTTAGAAATATAAAAGAGTACAATAAAAAATTTATCGAAAGAAAATTAAATCCTAACGAAGGACATCATTTTTTTCCATATCTCGTTGTAATTATTGATGAATTTGCCGATTTAATAATGACTGCCGGAAAGGAAGTGGAGCTGCCTTTAACAAGATTGGCTCAATTAGCGCGTGCAGTGGGAATTCATCTGATAATTGCTACACAACGACCTTCAGTGAATATAATAACAGGAACTATAAAAGCTAATTTCCCTGCGAGGTTGGCATTTCGGGTAATTTCAAAAATTGATTCTAGAACGATACTTGATATTGGCGGAGCAGACCAATTGGTGGGTAGGGGAGACATGTTGTTATCAACCGGTAGCGATTTAATAAGATTGCAGTGTGCATTTATAGACACGCCTGAAGTAAATAAAATTACCGATTTTATTGGCTCTCAGGAAGGGTATACAAGTGCATTCCTTTTACCCGAATTCAATGATGAAAATTCCGGCGAAAAGGATAATTATGATTCATCTGAAAGAGACCCGATGTTTGAAGAAGCTGCAAGAGTTATCGTTATGCACCAACAGGGCTCAACTTCGTTAATCCAGCGAAAATTAAAATTGGGATATAATCGTGCAGGCAGAATTATTGACCAGCTCGAAGCTGCCGGAATTGTTGGTCCCTTTGAAGGCAGTAAAGCACGCGAAGTAAGAATAAAAGATGAAATGAGCTTGGAACAGTTTTTGAGAGATGTTAATAAGAATTAA